The segment atttgaatattacttaagaccaatacaaaaaaaggatttttagaaatgttggccagctgaaaagtatgagcatgtacagcactcaatacttagttggggctccttttgcctgaattactgcagcaatgtggcgtggcatggagtccatcagtctgtggcactgctcaggtgttatgagatcccaggttgctctgatagtggccttcagctattctgcattgttgggtctggcgtatcgcatcttcctcttcacaataccccataggttttctatagggttaaggtcaggccagtttgctcgccaattaagaacagggataccatgttccttaaaccaggtactggtagctttggcactgtgtgcaggtgccaagtcctgttggaaaatgaaatctgcatctccataaagttggtcagcagcaggaagcatgaagtgctctaaaacttcctggtagacggctgcgttgaccttggacctcagaaaacacagtggaccaacaccagcagatgacatggcaccccaaaccatcactgactgtggaaactttgcactggacttcaagcaatgtgaattctgtgcctctcctctcttcctccagactctgggaccttgatttccaaaggaaatgcaaaattaactttaatcagagaactttggaccactcagcagcagtccagtcctttttgtctttagcccaggcgagacacttctgacactgtgtcttgttcaagagtggcttgatgcaagaatgcgacagctgaaagcCATGTCtcgcatacgtctgtgcgtggtggttcttgaagcactgactccagctgcagtccacatttttgaatgggttttgtttcacaatcctctccagggtgcggttatccctattgcttgtacactttttcctaccacatcttttccttcccttcgcctctctattaatgtgcttggacacagagctctgagaACAGCcggcctctttagcaatgaccttttgtgtcttgccctccttgtgcaaggtgtcactggtcgtcttttggacagctgtcaagtcagcagtcttccccatgattgtgtagcctacagaactagactgagagaccatttaaaggcctttgcaggtgttttgagttaattagctgattagagtgtggcaccaggtgtcttcaatattgaaccttttcacaatattctaattttctgagatactgattttggggttttcattagttgtcagttataatcatcaaaattaaaaggaatgaacacttgaaatatatcagtctgtgtggaatgaatgtatacattatacaagtttcactttttgaatggaattactgaaataaatcaactttttgatgatattctaattatNNNNNNNNNNNNNNNNNNNNNNNNNNNNNNNNNNNNNNNNNNNNNNNNNNNNNNNNNNNNNNNNNNNNNNNNNNNNNNNNNNNNNNNNNNNNNNNNNNNNacaatcctctccagggtgcggttatccctattgcttgtacacttttttctaccacatcttttccttcccttcgcctctctattaatgtacTTGGACAccgagctctgtgaacagccggcctctttagcaatgaccttttgtgtcttgccctccttgtgcaaggtgtcactggtcgtcttttggacagctgtcaagtcagcagtcttccccatgattgtgcagcctacagaactagactgagagaccatttaaaggcctttgcaggtgttttgagttaattagctgattagagtgtggcaccaggtgtcttcaatattgaaccttttcacaatattctaattttctgagatactgattttggggttttcattagttgtcagttataatcatcaaaattaaaaagaatgaacacttgaaatatatcagtctgtgtggaatgaatgcatacattatacaagtttcactttttgaatggaattactgaaataaatcaactttttgatgatattctaattacatgaccagcacctgtagtaCATATGTATTTTCATAACTTTGATTATCTGTTTACAACAAGACATATCTCTGTGTGTGGCTGCTTCCTAACCAGCTTTGGTCATTAAAATGTTCTGGAAACCAATAATGGAAATGTAAccaagtactgtactgtacttgactacaaatttgaggtacttacTTGAGCGTTTCCAGTGTCTGTTTTTACTGCACtgcatttatttaacagctttaGTTTTCAAATTAGTATaattttgtgtttaaacattaaacaacaacaaaaatgcagGCAATGTAATGCAGCACTGCCTGACCCTGTTTAATACTTATGCTTACCAACTCAACCCGTGGTGTGTTTCTCCTCTTCAGGGACTCCCATCAACAAACGGCCTGTGCTGGGCTACAGGAACTTGAACCTGTTCAAGCTCTACAGGCTGGTGCACAAACTAGGAGGCTTCGACAATGTGAGTGTCACTCTGACAGCGATTACTCCTCTACTTTAGTTTCATTTCGGTCACACTTGTCTCGTTCGATGTTGACTGACTCTGGATCTGTCTTCATCCTGTGTCCACATTTGAGCAGATTGAAAGCGGCTCCGTTTGGAAGCAAGTCTATCAGGATCTGGGAATCCCTGTGCTCAACTCAGCCGCTGGCTACAATGTCAAATGTGCTTACCGCAAGTACGTACAGACGCTGCCTCTCCAGCTCCTCAAAGCTTTTGACTCTGTCGGACAGAGTCATAAGCTTTGAGGAGCTGGATGTTTTTCACCAAGACCGACACGCAGTTTGTAGTCTGTTTGACGTTCCATCTGGACGTCTTTAGTACTGCTGTTACCACTTATTTTTCAAGTAAACTCCTCAAGAATACATTAAGCTCCTAGCTTTGCAAGAATTGCTTGCCAGGTGTGATGGTGTGTGTACATCTTTGAATGGAGCAGTAGAATTAGACTTCCTTGATATATTGATGAGGACTCTTTTATCATCCAGGTACTTGTATGGATTTGAGGAATACTGCACCTCCACCGCCATCACCTTCAGGATGGACCTCCCTTTGAAGCAGGTACCCAAAGGGGAGGTGAAGTCTGAGGGGGAGGCAGGAGGAGCAGCGGCTGCATCGTCCAGCTCAGAAGAGCAGAAACCCCAAGTGGATGGAGAACCTTGTAGCACACAGCCTTTAGTCTGCAAGGTACAGTCTGATTCAAATCTTTGTCCTTTTTGTCTTGTTGGGTAGATGTATGTTAGATTAATTGCTCCAGACCTCCCATGTACGTTTATAATAAAAGCATCCTTCTCTTACAGGATGAGAAACCCGATTTGACCCAAAGCCAAATGGAGTCTGAACCATCAAAAACCGAGGGAAAGGACAGCGGAAATGACAACGATGACGAGGAAGATGGTCCCCTCAAGGGAGACGCAGATGAGGGGTCGTCGACGGCCCGCCTCGGAGCAGAGAGTGTGAAGCAGGAGCCTGATGAGGAGCAGGAGAGCAAGGACAACTCTGGGTAGGTGGTCTGAAAGGAAGCTCCCTTCCACCAGGGtggtaacaaaaacaaaaacaaaaactcctCATGGCACAAACACAAGCTCCATGCAGGGCTTCTGCATGGTGACACTgtgttaataattaatttgacCTTAAGTACCTAAGATCTTTAAAGGTTAATCCAGTCATGAGAACCTGAGGCATTCACTTTCCTTGGTGGCAGTAAAAACCTAAAAGACCATTAGCAGACGAGGACTCTTCTGATGTTAATGACACTAATACCGAGTATACCCACAATCCACCTCTACCTGCTAACCAGAGAGAGGAAagctctcctctttctctcttctaaCTCAACTCTCTACTACTGCTCTCTGTGCTGTTATTGTTTCTCGTGGCATAGTCGGCATCAGCTGGCAGAGACATCTTAGAGCACCAAAGCCTGACTGCTACCTTTCACCTGGCATGTCatgctgtgctctctctctctctctctctctctctctctctctctctctctctctctctctNNNNNNNNNNNNNNNNNNNNcccccccccccactctggCTGGTATTGTTTGACCAGCCTCCCTCACTCAGCACACACAACATGGCTGTGCTCATCTCAATTTCCTACCTTTCCTgatctctatctctgtctccctgcccccctctctctgtcttttctctcatttttttttggctttttgatgttcagctttattaaatgttccatgtgtgtgagtgttgtcACAGATGCATTAGCACACTAGACGCAAAATAGCGAGGCtgtaaactttttaaaaagtgaatttCACTGAAAATATTTGTTCTGGGCAGTTGAATGGTTTGGTCTTAGTTAGATGCCTTTCTCCCTGTTGTTTCCAGTCCAAAGCATGTAGATCAGTGCACTCTGTCTGGTTTAGACTTGTGTTTGTTCAGCCTCCAGTTTGACACTCAAGTTAAGGTTGTTTTGGCTGCTGGGGACAGGCTAGAAAACGCTGCAACAAAAAAGTTCACACCTTTAGGATGTTCTGATTGTACACTGTTGCTTCTagtatccctctctctctgtagttTCTCTCACCCACAGCTTGGGCACACTGCAGTACAATCATGCAGATTACCATCATATGTGGACTTTCTATCAATAAGGAGGTTCCCTCATCCTTTGGCTTTGTCGTGATCAGTGGTCCTCGCAGATTATGTGGTAGTGTGAGGGTTTACAGATTCACACAGCAGACATCCCACAGGATGATCTGAGCTTTCCTGATGATATCAAACCTGGTCTAAGCGTTTACAACCCGTAATCTGGATGGGACCTGTAGGTTGTGTACAGATCAAGTTTTCATTCCAGCAGCAGAGGCCGTGAGTAGCCTGTGAGAGTTAGTTAGCAGTGAGCTTAAATGGGaatattatgttttaatttctATTAATGAGAGCAATTAATTACATAAAGGGAAATTCTTGTTCTACACTCATTATAAAGTAACTGCCTAAGTGGTGTTTACCTTTTTTACCTCATGATGAAGCCTACTCAGCCTCTCTATTAAAAAAGTCCAAAGCGCACTTGGACTCTCGagtctctttgtttgtttcagacTATAATTATGCACATTGACTGACGTTGATTTGTGCAGGTTTTGTGGAAAATAGAAGTTCTGACTTCAGTGAAGCATTTGGGTtgtttagggctgcaactaagagttgttttcattattgattaatctgctggtTATGTTTTGATCGCTTGGTCTATAAAACATCAGGAAACGGTGAAAAGGGGTATGTCatcaaatgtcttttttgtccaaccaaccaTCCTGTCCCCCAATGTATTCAATTCACTGTTATGcaagaaaaacatgcaaattttCACATGGAAACCTACAAATGTTTGGATTATTTTTTCATTGATTTCAAccacaaattattttctgtcGCTTGGCTCATTGAGTATTCAACAAATGGTTGCAGCTCTAAATGTGCTATATCGCAGTGTTTTATACCCTatctgtgcttgtgtttgtgttttgcaaaCCACATTTATCACTGAGGGGTGGAAAATGTCTATGAAATTGATTACGTGCAGagtgtttttaaaatcagttgtTCCTTGAAGTGGTGTGTCTTAGGGCGGTAACAGTTTCTTCGGTTGTCAAGCTTGGACCGCTGCACAAAGAAAGTGCATCCGTTCTTCATTGAGGTTTGTTGAAAATTAGCTGTCAGCAGAAAGCACATGCTCTGAGCAGTTACGTGTGAGAGGGATTGTCTGTGTTGTAGCTCTTCTTTGTGGCAGCAGACCAAATTGGATCTGGTAGCCGTGCTTCCTCCCAACGCTGCAGTCTCGCTTTAAGTTGCTGCGCTGCCTGCCAAGTTGTGCTTTGCCGTGCTAACCCGCCCCTGTGGCTCCTGTGGCCCCTGCGCCTAAACCACTTACTGGCACTCCTGCACCCCTGTATACCCTCCAGCTTCGACATCTCCTGATTGTTTCCCACTAGCTCCCCCTTGTGGCTGCTTTGTTTCTTACagcgtgtgtgtgaatgagaatttcaagtgtgttgttgtgtgtggaTATAGGGTTAGATAGCCTAACAGTAGTGTTATTTCCCATGCAAGATGATTGATTTTTGCCATGAAAGAatgatgttttatttactgAAACACTCCATGTACTGTTCTTTGACTGGCTTACTGTAAATTATTCAGTTGTTTATACTGCAGTTTGCTGTGGGTTACACTGGACAAGTGTTAAGGCAGGACAAAAATGGGAAGCTTATGTTTCTCTTTAGGTAGGGGCCTAGAGTTGTAATGGGACAGAGGCGGCAAGGGTGGAGCAAATTATTTAGAAAACAGGCTTCCTAGCAGCAGGCGGTGAGTTGGGTGGATGGGTGTGGGTGGGGTTCTGTGGTGTTCAATGGGGCAGCCTAGGGCCAGGAAGTGCTGAACTGTTTTTCTTGCAGGGATGACAGCAGTcaggagggggaggaaggggaggagttTGAGTGTTACCCCCCGGGGATGAAGGTGCAGGTGAGGTATGGGCGAGGCCGCAATCTGAAGACGTACGAGGCCACTGTGAAAGAGGCAGACGTGGAGGGGGGAGAGGTGCTCTACCTGGTGCACTACTGTGGCTGGAACGTCAGGTAAGACAGGACCTGGGGAGAAATCACCTAACGTCTATATTCACcctaaaagaaaattaaaaaaaaatacatctccTAACCTTCAATTCAGCTCAAGGGATTGCCTCTACATTGGTATCCCCACAGCAGTAACAGATAACATCCTTTCCTCACAATTCTGCTTCACCTGCTCCAGTCCCATTGTCAGTACTCTGATTATGGAGAACACTGGGCCATCTAGTGGCAGAAACAGAATTGAGTATTGGGTTGCTGTGGATCATTCCTCAGCTTCCCTCACTCAGTTTTGACTGAatcccctgtctgtctgtcccccagctgtctgtctctctacaaAATCTACAGACAGGCTGAATTTGAACCAGTTTTACTCTGGAAATAGCCAACCAGTGGTTTTGGTTAAACTATTTTTAGATCCTACAATGTGAAATTTTAATGTGAGCTACCCTTTGGATCTCTGAAAGGCCAATCTAAGTGCTGCTACACTCACCTCTACCTCTCAACCCTCTCCCCCCCTCCCCAGTGGGTCAGGGTTAATGCAGTGTTAAGTAGAGTGTTAGGGTACCATGACACAGAGGTTAACTAGTGCAATCAGCATTTCATTGTCTCAATGTTGTTGTGTGGTCCTCTAGCACTCTATAAAAGACAGTGGGATGTTCTCTGCATTGTGTCTGTCGTGTGCGATGTCGTGAAACTTTTCATTTTCCTCATACGACCCAAGTAGCACCTTTGGTACTGTTGGAACTTTGTTGAATATGATTTGTGTGGTGGTCGGTGTTAATATTGTTTCTTTCTTCATCGTAAAGGTTTGTCTTTTTCCACATAATACCATGGGATTTCTTCCTTTGCTGTTGAGGCTTATTGTGTCACAGCAACATGTTGGGGTCAGACAGTAGAGGTGTCTGTGTGGTGGGTGGTGTGAGAGGATATTTCTTAGCTGCTTTCAAAGTTCTGAATGATTAAATTGTCTCTTGTCTTTGTACTTGATTTTTAGATATGATGAATGGATCAAAGCAGACAAGATTGTGCGTCCTGCCAATAAGAACGTACCAAAAATAAAGCACcgcaaaaaaataaaggtacGAGTTTGGAGAGTGGTAACTTTTCATCTTCCAACGTGGTTTGATATGTCATGAAGTGAATCACTTACTGTGTTGAATTCTGACAGAACAAAGCTGAGAGGGAGCGAGACAGGTTGGAGAGGCTGAATGACAGGGAAGTCCTCGGCCCTTCGTCCAACACTGACCGCGTCCCACGCTCCAAGTGTGGCCTGAGTCAGGATGTCTTTTCCAAGATGGACGAGGGTGAGGACAAAGGGACTCAGCAGTCTCCAGTCAAGTCTATAGAAATTACTTCTATCCTCAATGGCCTGCAAGGTAGCAACACTCAATAGCCTGTAGTCCTCATGCACACTTACAGCAGATCAGGATCAGTTTGACTCTGAAGTGGTTTATGTGTGCCTGTTGATATCCTGCAGAAACTAACTAAAGTTCTGTCTTGTTTGCCTCAAGCCTCTGAGATGTCCACAGACGAAAGTGAGCACgaggatgaggagggagagcatACGGAAGAGGATCGCCCAGGTTGCAGAGGCAGCCCCAGAAAGGCCCTGCCAGATGCCCCGGAAACATCAGAGCGCTGGGAGAGCGGGGCCCCTCCTGAAGAATCCAGACCTTCTCCAGTCTCAGGAAAGAACCAGGATTTAGTCAGTGCAGAGAGCGCAGACGCTGGGAAGCGCAGAGGCCAACTGGAGTTAGAGGGAGAGGCGAGCACAAGGAAAAGGAAATCTGACAGTGCAGCAGAGAGGACCCCAAAAGGCCAATCCAAGGCTAAGACCAGGAACACCAGGAGTGCTGACTGGTTGCCTGGAGGCTCGCCCAGGAAACTGGAGGAGAGAGCGGCTGGTCCCGGGCAGGAGAGGGGGGCCTCGTCCAGCAGCAGTTCAGATGATGAGGGTGCAGCACTGGCCGAGTCCCAGGCGGAAGAAAGTGAGCGAAGCCGGACAAAAACCAAAGGTTCCCCTTCCAAGAAATACAACGGGATGAAGGAGAAGACCAAAACTGGCAGACAAGCTGGCTTCTGGGAGATGCCTGAAAAGAGGGCCAAATTGTCTGGGAATACAGAGGAGAGGCCAGCTGTCCGCTCGAAGGGCCAAAAGGATGTGTGGTCCAGCATCCAGGCCCAGTGGCCTAAGAAGACTCTCAAAGAGTTGTTCTCTGACTCGGACACAGAGGCCaattctcctcctccacctgtaCCCTTGTGTCTGGAGGAGCCGAGTGCCGAACAGGATGCTGGACCCGAGGACGAGGCCTCAGAGGAGCAGATGGAGAATGACAAACTACAGGAGTTTCCGAGCAGTGGCAGTAACTCTGTACTCAACACACCGCCTACAACGCCCGAGTCCCCCTCAGGAGGAGGCAGTGCTGTGGAAGAGTCAGGTCAAGTGCAGCCTTCCTCCCCGCCGCCGTCCGCACCACCCGAATTGCCTTCAGAGCCGGTTTCTGACGCTCTTCCCCCAGTACCCATACAGGAGGAAGTGGCAGGTGGGCGcagtgagacagacagtagCACGGTGGAGGTGGAGAGTCTGGGCGGGGAGCTGCAAGACCTCCCTCAGGATGACGGGGCAGGTTCCCCTTCAAAGGTATTTGACGTCAGCCTCtcctgcaacagcagcagcagcagcggcagcctagagctgagcagcagcagccaacAGGACAGTGAACAGAAGTCCAAAGGTACAAATAATAACCAGTCTACTATACCAGATCTTTTTTTTCATTGGCAGAATTTTCCTCTCagatggaaaacaaaagaaGTACACGTCGACAACACATTTGACAGTCTGCCTGTTCCCTCACCATCTTCTTGCATTTCCTTTGTAGCGTCTGTGAGTCAGAAGCGGCAGAAAGAATCACAGACAGGTGGAGCCTCAAAGAAACACAAGCCAAACCGCAAGAGCCTAGGAGTGCCTCCCAAAAAGAATAGGAAAACAGGTAAGGAGAGCTGTAGATCGAATTGCTGACACCGTGCTAGCGTTCCCATTTCAAGCCAGCAATACTTTCATGAGCCATAGAATGTCTATTTAATATTCCTCGTATTTTGACATTAAATTACAGATTTCAGGTGGGGAAAGGAAAGTGAGATTTTGTGTGATCATCGTGAGATTTTGTGTGATCATcgttcacccccccccccccatatctCTGCTGTCTTCTGTCCTCCAGCCAACAGCAGTGACAGTGAAGACCAGTCTGTTGTTGAGGGCACTGCCAAATCAACTGCCTCTAAGAACATTGCGTCAGACGTGAAGGCTGCCATTTCGCCCAAGTGTCACGGACGATCTCCCCCTTCGAGCCATAAGTACCACAAGCAGGGTGACGCTGACCACAGCCAGCACCGAGACCACCATGGAAGATCGCCACGCGTGTACAAGTGGAGTTTCCAGATGTGTAAGTGTCAGGCATTGAACTAATTTGTAACTATAACTAATTtgatttaaagatttaaagtttattaACTTTGTTGTGATTTTGGTGAACTGATTctttaacaacattttttttttttttttttttatttgtatatttgaaGCTTCCTATATGTTTATGTCAACAACTCTGACACACCTGTGTCTAACACCTAAAATGCGTTATTTACGTTCCCACTTAGCTGACCTGGAAAAGATGAGCAGCCTGGAGAGGATTTCGTTTCTTCAGGAGAAGCTGCAGGACATCAGGAACCACTACCTCTCCCTCAAGTCTGAGGTGGCCTCTATTGACAGACGACGAAAACGCATGAAGAAGAAGGAGCGGGAAAGTGAGTCAATGATTCCATCCAttcttatgtttgtgtgtaaagttCCTCTTAAATTCTTAGTAACTACCAACTCATTTCAAACTCATAGTTTATTAAACTTAGTTGCGACCATTAAAAGCTAAAAAATACCTTAACAATTTGTAGGAAATATCTTTAGCACTGTTCAATCAAAAGCAATTAACTATATAATCAGAAAGTCACTGTAACATCACAAGCTGTAATATAATTTACAGAAATTACAGTTGTAGCATAAATTAAGCTGAACCGCTTGTTATAATATGTATTACTctactgtatttatatatgaTACATCGAGAAATAACTGTAACGTTTTACATGTATCTTGTGTTATTTTTTGATAAATTAACCTTAATTATACAGCATATAATCTAGCGTCAGGTCAGATGTGTATATTCCTTTTCTCTTAACTCTAAAAGCTCCGGTTATCTTTGTTGGACAGTTCTTCTATGCAACAGTTGCTCCTGATAGTTACTGGGTGTAAATATTTAGTAACTGCTAATCTCTTTGTAAGAGCTAGTTTGTGCGGAGCAGCCCATGTTAATTTAGTGATGCGTAAATCTCTGCCTTCATGGTAATTAGGCTACTGTACATTGTCCCCAAACTGACCATAACCACGTCCTGTCTCTGTTCTGTAGGCACAGTGGCTgcttcctcttcatcctcctcctcctcctcctccccgtcCTCCAGCTCACTGACTGCGGCAGTCATGCTGACACTGGCCGACCCTCCGGTgtcatcctcatcctcctcttctcagAACTCTGGGGTATCAGTGGAGTGCAGGTGACAGGACGAACCAGCAAAAAGCCACCGCACTAAGCACTTAACCAGCACCCCGGGGTCACCGCCCCATTCCCCTCCAACAGGACAGAGAAGTCAACCTACATACTGTAACTGGGGCACAAAAAACCAGaccagagacaaaaaaacaaaacaagaaacaagcACTATTTTCTATTGACAACTGTTTCCTTGGCAAGCTAATGGCACTTAAGTGCACTTTTATGAAGATGTGTAGGGGGAAGAAATttgtcaacaaaaaaaagaattgtcTTTTGCGCTCTCCTTAATTGAACATTTATAAGAATTGTTTTTGCAAGCAATAATTGTCTCCATTTGATAAAGCTGTATTGGTAAGGGATGGTTTCTAGTGAAGACCCCTCCGTGCTCTGTCCTCGTAGCTCAACACGGTGGAGCCTGTGCTCgccatgttattattattatggggAATTCAGAGGAGCACTGCCACATTGGCATTAAGGGTGTAGAAAAAGTAACTTTGCCACGTTTCTCTGTCTAAAAAAAGGCCTTCATGTGGTTACACCTCAAGCGTTTGACGATGCTCTTGATGGATAGGGTTTCAGACCATCATAGGTCCACTGACAGCCTCAGTGGATGCATATGGAATGATACTGTAGTgcctttttgttcttttctatGGGGCACTTTGAGAAAGgacagcacttttttttttcctgatccTCTTCTGAAATCAGAGGGTCCGCTGGAATAATGTGTCCCTTACAAAAGACTGAAGAATGCTGAGTGAGTGAGCAGGCAGTGAAGGGCTGAGTCTGACAGATAATGATGGTTTTTAGCAGCGTATGGTAACATTTAAAAGTATAATTGTAAAAGCAGAGAACTCCTATAATGGACCACCTGTAATCTACTACTGAATACTCATCCAGTTTGGGTATTACTGTTACATTTGGCAGTATAAAATGTGCAATGATGGAGGTGGTCAATCCAATGGTTACATTACTTCAGTTCATCAGccaaaaaacatctgctttattttattatgttttcataATCCTCGCAGTCCCATTGGTCTCCACTGATGATTTGATGGTGCACATCTACAACTGGATCAAGTTCACTTGAAGGCAGCCATAGGAGGTATTTACAGCATGTACTCAGTACTGCAGAACACGTGAATGAAGCTGAATCCCACATTTGCAGTGTTTCAAAATAACATGAAGTTATTTAACTAAGTatatttttgcttcattaaATAAAGCAACGCATACTTTTGTCATCTCTTTCTAATTTTACTCATGATCAATAATGACATGCCAGCTTCCTCTCATACTCATCCCTACCAAAAATGTTTGGTTCTGTTTCCCGTACTATGATCAGATTAAAGGTAAAGATATTGTAAATGTGCATTTATATCATAAAGTGACGTATGTGTGTACATTTCTGAAGACATCTCCAGTGTTTCCTTT is part of the Micropterus dolomieu isolate WLL.071019.BEF.003 ecotype Adirondacks linkage group LG15, ASM2129224v1, whole genome shotgun sequence genome and harbors:
- the arid4b gene encoding AT-rich interactive domain-containing protein 4B isoform X3 produces the protein MKTLEEPPYLTVGTDVSAKYRGAFCEAKIKTAKRLVKAKVTFKPDLSTAEVHDDNIKGPLKVGAVVEVKNQDGVYQEATINKLTDASIYTVVFDDGDEKTLRRSSLCLKGARHFAESETLDRLPLTNPEHFGTPVIGKKGNRGRRSNPIQEEELSSSSSEEEESDQRQNEDLFGKVVCVEGVATGDKKKTTWYPALVISPDCHEDVTMKKDNIFVRSFKDGKFYTVLRKDVREMNSDCPPKADAGLKQALDAALAFQQQFVVPSTWKTEVKEESSSSEEDDEDEEEEQEEDASGEEEEEEVEPFPEERENFLQQLYKFMEDRGTPINKRPVLGYRNLNLFKLYRLVHKLGGFDNIESGSVWKQVYQDLGIPVLNSAAGYNVKCAYRKYLYGFEEYCTSTAITFRMDLPLKQVPKGEVKSEGEAGGAAAASSSSEEQKPQVDGEPCSTQPLVCKDEKPDLTQSQMESEPSKTEGKDSGNDNDDEEDGPLKGDADEGSSTARLGAESVKQEPDEEQESKDNSGYDEWIKADKIVRPANKNVPKIKHRKKIKNKAERERDRLERLNDREVLGPSSNTDRVPRSKCGLSQDVFSKMDEGEDKGTQQSPVKSIEITSILNGLQASEMSTDESEHEDEEGEHTEEDRPGCRGSPRKALPDAPETSERWESGAPPEESRPSPVSGKNQDLVSAESADAGKRRGQLELEGEASTRKRKSDSAAERTPKGQSKAKTRNTRSADWLPGGSPRKLEERAAGPGQERGASSSSSSDDEGAALAESQAEESERSRTKTKGSPSKKYNGMKEKTKTGRQAGFWEMPEKRAKLSGNTEERPAVRSKGQKDVWSSIQAQWPKKTLKELFSDSDTEANSPPPPVPLCLEEPSAEQDAGPEDEASEEQMENDKLQEFPSSGSNSVLNTPPTTPESPSGGGSAVEESGQVQPSSPPPSAPPELPSEPVSDALPPVPIQEEVAGGRSETDSSTVEVESLGGELQDLPQDDGAGSPSKVFDVSLSCNSSSSSGSLELSSSSQQDSEQKSKASVSQKRQKESQTGGASKKHKPNRKSLGVPPKKNRKTANSSDSEDQSVVEGTAKSTASKNIASDVKAAISPKCHGRSPPSSHKYHKQGDADHSQHRDHHGRSPRVYKWSFQMSDLEKMSSLERISFLQEKLQDIRNHYLSLKSEVASIDRRRKRMKKKERESTVAASSSSSSSSSSPSSSSLTAAVMLTLADPPVSSSSSSSQNSGVSVECR